The sequence CCCTTTTATAAGCTATAAGCGCACTTCAAATTCAGCTTCTGTTTTTTCTTTCACTTGATCAAGGCTGACACCTTCTTGCAATTCCACTAACTTCATGGCATTATTGGAAAACTCAAACACCGCTAAATCCGTTATCAATTGATGCACCACGCCTTTTCCTGTTAAGGGCAATGAGCATTCTTTTTTCACTTTAGACTCCCCGTATTTGTTGCAATGCTCCATGATGACAATCACTTTTTTAGCGCCATGCACCAGATCCATAGCCCCTCCCATGCCTTTTATGAGCTTTTTAGGGATCATCCAATTAGCCAAATCCCCATTTTGTGAGACTTCCATCCCTCCTAAAATCGCTAAATCAATATGCCCCCCACGAATCATCGCAAACGAATCCGCGCTGTTGAAAAACGAAGCGCCCGGCACCACGGTCACGGTTTCCTTGCCTGCATTAATGAGATCCGCATCAACGCCCCCCTCTAAAGGGTAAGCGCCAATCCCTAATAGCCCGTTCTCGCTTTGGAAAACAATATTCATCCCGCTCACTTCATTAGCCACAAGCGTGGGCAAGCCTATCCCTAAATTCACATACATGCCCTCTTTCAATTCCTTTGCCGCTCTTTTAATGATAGCCTCTCTCATTTCGCGCTCCTTGTTGTGATTTTTTCTATCCGTTTTTCAAATTTCTCGCCCTTATAGATGTGTTGCACATAGATTCCTGGCAAGTGTATTTCATCTGGGTCTAATTCCCCGGCCGGGACAATTTCTTCCACTTCAGCGACGCATATTTTTGCCGCCATCGCGCACAAGGGATTAAAGTTTCTAGCCGTTTTTCTAAACACCAAGTTCCCAAGAGTGTCGCTTTTATAGGCTTTGATAAGCCCGTAATCGCCCGTTATCGCTCTTTCTAAAATATACTCCTTGCCGTTAAACTCCCTTGATTCCTTGCCTTGAGCGATCAGAGTCCCAACTCCGGTTGGGGTGTAGTAAGCGGGTATCCCAGCCCCTCCAGCGCGCAAGTTTTCAGCCAGCGTGCCTTGTGGTGTCAAAACGACTTCAATTTCTCCGTTCAGCATTTGCGATTCAAAAATCTTATTCTCCCCCACATAGGAAGCGATAATCTTTTTAATCTGCTTTTTTTCTAAAAGAATGCCAAGCCCAAAATCATCAACGCCGCAATTATTGCTCACGACAATCAAATCCTTGATGCCTTTCTTATAAATGTAATCAATGGCGTATTCGGGTATCCCGCACAGCCCAAAACCGCCCACTAAAATAGTGTCCCCGTCTTTTAACCCGCTCAATGCTTTGTCTAAATCGGTTATAACCTTGTTCATCTCATTCTCCTTATTT is a genomic window of Helicobacter pylori oki112 containing:
- a CDS encoding CoA transferase subunit A, yielding MNKVITDLDKALSGLKDGDTILVGGFGLCGIPEYAIDYIYKKGIKDLIVVSNNCGVDDFGLGILLEKKQIKKIIASYVGENKIFESQMLNGEIEVVLTPQGTLAENLRAGGAGIPAYYTPTGVGTLIAQGKESREFNGKEYILERAITGDYGLIKAYKSDTLGNLVFRKTARNFNPLCAMAAKICVAEVEEIVPAGELDPDEIHLPGIYVQHIYKGEKFEKRIEKITTRSAK
- a CDS encoding 3-oxoacid CoA-transferase subunit B produces the protein MREAIIKRAAKELKEGMYVNLGIGLPTLVANEVSGMNIVFQSENGLLGIGAYPLEGGVDADLINAGKETVTVVPGASFFNSADSFAMIRGGHIDLAILGGMEVSQNGDLANWMIPKKLIKGMGGAMDLVHGAKKVIVIMEHCNKYGESKVKKECSLPLTGKGVVHQLITDLAVFEFSNNAMKLVELQEGVSLDQVKEKTEAEFEVRL